The following proteins come from a genomic window of Diorhabda carinulata isolate Delta chromosome X, icDioCari1.1, whole genome shotgun sequence:
- the LOC130902392 gene encoding retinol dehydrogenase 13-like — MLVLKVKFRRVTCKHLENIQFIIRLLIMLGYFILATVVIFIIVCLTLLIITTRFGHLKCESYECLIGKTAVVTGGSSGIGYQIVLSLASRGCKVIIIDRIVDESIKNSIVEETDNPNISLEYADLASFKSVRRVAQKLNKTEEKLDILINNAGIGLSKGELTEDGLQPTMQINYYSHFLLTHLLIDLLKKSGKGKIVFTSSLLSFVHMLLPSLSKQDNLDPPNWLDWLAYTNTKFLTIVASDIFAEKLKKFNITCNTYHPSVANTTIFSKSEKNLENILDWSFFQFLKFLVFVGAIHPKLACQPALLLSVSKEYEKVTGIFYGNFLPKLKPRGCGNKKFCKNIWEISENIVKLEPEEILQ; from the exons ATGTTAGTTCTTAAGGTCAAATTTCGACGAGTTACTTGTAAACATTTGGAAAACATTCAGTTCATAATAAGACTCCTAATAATGCTGGGATATTTCATACTAGCAACTgttgttatatttataattgtttgttTGACGTTATTAATAATAACGACAAGGTTTGGTCATTTGAAATGTGAAAGTTACGAATGTTTGATTGGGAAAACGGCAGTCGTTACAGGAGGAAGCTCAG GCATTGGATATCAAATAGTACTTTCTTTGGCATCGAGAGGATGTAAAGTTATCATAATAGATAGAATAGTTGatgaaagtattaaaaattcaatcgtggAAGAGACCGACAACCCAAATATCAGTTTAGAATATGCGGATTTAGCGTCTTTTAAATCCGTAAGACGAGTTGCtcaaaaactaaacaaaaccgaagaaaagttagatattttgataaataacgCTGGTATCGGCTTGTCTAAAGGAGAATTAACAGAAGATGGATTACAACCAACGATGCAGATAAATTATTACAGCCATTTTCTTTTAACGCACTTACTTATAG ATTTGTTGAAGAAATCTGGAAAAGGGAAAATAGTTTTCACGAGCTCGTTATTATCGTTTGTACATATGCTACTCCCGTCGTTATCAAAACAAGACAATTTAGATCCTCCAAATTGGTTAGATTGGTTAGCCTATACAAACACAAAATTCCTTACTATTGTCGCATCGGATATTTTCGCAGAAAAGcttaaaaaattcaacatcaCATGTAACACCTACCATCCTAGTGTAGCGAATAcaactatattttcaaaatctgagaaaaatttggaaaatattttagattggtctttcttccaatttttaaaattcctgGTATTTGTTGGTGCTATt CATCCAAAATTAGCTTGCCAACCAGCTTTACTATTAAGTGTTTCTAAGGAATACGAAAAAGTTACAGGCATATTTTATGGAAACTTTTTACCGAAATTGAAACCAAGAGGATGtggtaacaaaaaattttgcaaGAATATTTGGGAAATAAGCGAAAACATAGTGAAGCTGGAACCAGAAGAAATACTTCAGTAG
- the LOC130900817 gene encoding uncharacterized protein LOC130900817 has translation MLVNNMASGEEITNWSSSIEDTEIVSVVVPDSSTHLTVTVVLNYCKKKILIPYLRYLSFIGFRPLLNDQQGSCFCGKLLNFLYTCLIIVVMLVGYMVHYMACFRRDRGFYYVFSSSNNTLKAAYDAIFTETCDRPITFTFVLPSLLHLSAYLHTLIVFRNTDDEQLPVLMERVFLASTNLSDGFISQRKLVKILWLFVMCSLVWISVSFIISIFMLVKGDITFRWIENGWLPAVSLKILFVVCTLWQDLIQSAIISNYCLQAQLLTSHVRFMRDKLLQFPVQPLEWMRDIEDFKKLLNHFNKKISPSVCLLLIMDISFALSGALWLYILHVRHISLPIHGLSAINILNVFFWAIIAIAPIIQAARLSNSCKVLKTVGQEVRARPYVHQDTPIQELDSVLLYTTSLNIDAKLFCISITGRSLIFCITLASVVFLVLGQSHYFLH, from the exons ATGTTAGTAAACAATATGGCTTCCGGAGAAGAAATCACAAACTGGTCGTCCAGCATCGAG gaCACGGAGATTGTTAGCGTTGTAGTACCTGATAGTTCTACTCATCTAACAGTTACGGTAGTACTGAATTATTgtaagaagaaaattttaataccgTATTTGCGTTATTTGAGTTTCATTGGATTTCGACCGCTTTTGAATGATCAACAAGGTTCATGTTTTTGTGGaaaacttctaaattttctttatacttGCCTTATAATTGTTGTGATGTTAGTTGGATATATGGTACACTACATGGCTTGTTTcag GAGAGACAGGGGATTTTATTACGTGTTTTCCAGTTCAAATAACACCCTAAAAGCGGCTTACGACGCCATATTTACAGAAACCTGTGATCGACCGATCACTTTCACATTCGTTTTACCAAGTTTGCTCCATCTATCGGCCTATCTACATACCTTGATCGTTTTTAGAAACACAGACGACGAACAGCTTCCCGTACTAATGGAAAGG GTGTTTCTCGCGTCGACTAATCTATCGGACGGTTTCATAAGTCAAagaaaattagtgaaaatacTTTGGTTGTTCGTTATGTGCAGTTTGGTGTGGATAAGCGTTTCGtttatcatttctatttttatgttgGTCAAAGGGGATATTACTTTCAGATGGATTGAAAACGG ttggTTGCCGGCGGtgtcgttaaaaatattatttgttgtcTGTACGTTATGGCAAGATTTAATACAATCGgcaataatatcaaattattgcCTTCAAGCGCAGCTGTTGACTTCCCACGTACGATTCATGAGGGATAAACTACTACAATTTCCAGTACAACCTTTAGAATGGATGAGG GACATAGAGGATTTTAAAAAACTGTTGAATCattttaacaagaaaatttctCCGTCGGTATGTCTGTTGTTAATCATGGATATATCGTTCGCTCTATCTGGAGCTTTATGGTTATATATTTTGCACGTTAGACATATATCGTTACCTATACACGGACTCAGTGCCATAAATAttctaaatgttttcttttGGGCTATTATTGCTATAGCACCAATCATACAA gCTGCTAGGTTGTCGAATTCTTGTAAGGTACTAAAAACTGTCGGGCAAGAGGTTAGGGCCCGTCCCTATGTTCATCAGGATACCCCCATTCAGGAATTGGACTCTGTATTGCTGTATACGACTAGTTTGAACATCGATGCCAAGTTATTTTGTATATCAATTACAGGAAGAAgtcttattttttgtataacatTGGCGTCGGTTGTTTTTTTGGTTCTAGGTCAAAgtcattattttttacattga
- the LOC130900724 gene encoding nucleolar protein 10, giving the protein MQVSDPNNVKIYNLSAGKSLPEWLSERKRRALLKKNVDIRRRIELIQDFDMPGLSSTVKVSKDGQYILATGIYKPRIKCFDVNNLSLKFERCFDSEAVTFQILSDDYSKLVFLQCDRYIEFHAAFGRYYRLRIPKFGRDMQYDYPSCDLFVVGASSDIYRLNLERGQFMTPYTSTASSINKCCINPYHQLLICGTQEGKVEAWDQRSKSIVGTLDCAFTCFNENKDMESFPSITALKFNGALHLGVGTASGQVLLYDLRSNKPFYIKDHMNDLPIKDVEFHYQQDLVFSLDCSVLKIWEKNNGQLYTSIDASTEFNNLCTVPNTGLLFLANENPKIQTYYIPSMGPAPKWASFLDSLTEELEESNTENVYDDYKFVTKAELENLGLDHLVGTKLLRAYMHGYFMDIRLYKKARAVANPFEFEEYRKKKIKETIDKDRENRVQVNKLPKVNKDLALKLMNEEQNSKKNKVNAANLLVDNRFKALFENPDFEVDKNADEYRLLNPVLSRLDTAKAKKLKKSLISEDFEPIEEEMEGKNSSEEDTEDEFEEESSDDEHTWSKELKKQHKMINEEHRQQELRKAEEDLRNLEEEIKKQPTLYEFKHGDEFKGLNSIKKKTNRAPLSERLKEEDASVKLLGSVGNREMTFSTRKKKNFSLEEKNRRHREERKRLVRPGFTIKSKYKTKFSGGKRR; this is encoded by the exons ATGCAGGTTTCCGATCCTAATAACgttaaaatttacaatttaagtGCTGGAAAATCTTTACCAGAg TGGTTATCTGAGAGGAAAAGAAGagcattattaaaaaaaaatgttgatattagaAGACGTATTGAACTTATTCAAGATTTTGATATGCCCGGACTTAGTTCAACAGTAAAAGTTTCAAAAGATGGTCAATATATACTTGCAACAGGTATTTACAAACctagaataaaatgttttgatgtaaacaatttatcattaaaatttgaacGGTGTTTTGATTCGGAAGCAGTTACTTTTCAAATACTTAGCGACGATTATAGCAAG ctcGTTTTTTTGCAATGTGATAGATATATAGAATTCCATGCGGCTTTTGGTCGGTACTACAGACTTCGAATACCCAAATTCGGTAGAGATATGCAATATGATTATCCTAGTTGTGATTTGTTTGTCGTTGGGGCTTCTTCTGATATTTATAGGTTGAATTTGGAAAGGGGACAGTTTATGACACCTTATACTAGTACAGCTTCatctataaataaatgttgTATCAATCCTTATCATCAGTTATTAATTTGCGGTACACAAGAGGGTAAAGTAGAAGCTTGGGATCAAAGAAGTAAATCTATAGTTGGTACTTTGGATTGCGCTTTTACGtgttttaacgaaaataaaga TATGGAAAGTTTTCCATCAATAACAGCTTTAAAATTTAATGGTGCTTTACATTTAGGCGTCGGTACAGCTTCAGGACAAGTACTTTTATACGATTTAAGATCAAATAAACCTTTTTATATCAAGGATCATATGAATGATTTGCCTATAAAAGATGTAGAGTTCCATTATCAGCAGGATTTGGTGTTTTCTTTAGATTGTTCAGTAttaaaaatttgggaaaaaaataat GGACAGTTATATACATCGATAGATGCTTCTACGGAGTTTAATAATCTTTGTACAGTACCTAATACGGGATTGTTATTTCTTGCCAACGAAAATCCTAAAATACAAACTTATTACATCCCCAGTATGGGACCCGCCCCTAAATGGGCGAGTTTTCTGGATTCCCTTACTGAAGAATTGGAGGAAAGTAACACTGAGAATGTTTACGACGATTACAAATTCGTTACTAAAGCGGAATTGGAGAATTTGGGACTTGATCATCTTGTAGGTACTAAATTGTTAAGGGCTTACATGCACGG ttattttatggATATTCGTTTGTATAAAAAAGCCAGAGCGGTCGCGAATCCGTTTGAATTCGAGGAATAcagaaagaagaagataaaagaAACTATTGATAAAGATAGAGAAAATAGAGTGCAAGTTAACAAACTTCCTAAAGTTAATAAAGATCTGGCGCTTAAATTGATGAACGAAGAACAAAATAGCAAGAAGAATAAAGTTAATGCTGCTAATTTATTGGTGGATAACAGATTTAAGGCGTTGTTTGAAAATCCAGATTTCGAAGTAGATAAAAATGCAGATGAATATCGATTATTGAATCCGGTATTGTCTCGCTTGGATACTGCTAAagctaaaaaattgaagaaatcttTGATATCGGAAGATTTCGAACCGATCGAG GAGGAAATGGAAGGTAAAAATAGTTCCGAAGAAGACACAGAAGATGAATTTGAAGAAGAAAGTTCGGATGATGAACATACATGGTCGAAGGAACttaaaaaacaacataaaatgataaatgaagAACACAGGCAGCAAGAACTAAGGAAAGCCGAAGAAGATTTGAGGAATTTGGAAGAAGAGATTAAAAAACAACCAACTTTGTACGAATTCAAACATGGAGATGAGTTCAAAGGGCttaatagtattaaaaaaaagactAACAG gGCTCCTCTTAGTGAACGGTTAAAAGAAGAAGATGCCTCAGTTAAACTGTTGGGTTCCGTAGGTAATCGAGAAATGACTTTCTCGActaggaaaaagaagaatttttcaTTGGAAGAGAAGAACCGAAGACATCGAGAAGAAAGGAAACGTTTAGTACGACCTGGTTTCACAATCAAATCCAAATACAAAACGAAATTCTCAGGTGGAAAACGACGTTAA
- the LOC130900793 gene encoding enhancer of yellow 2 transcription factor-like, with protein sequence MPQDYDSKISLHLDINQGLDRVRELVQTRLIESGWRDQVKLACRKAILDNGENRVPTVDELIAQITPKARSMVPDAVKRELLHELEIILINVDKTGYSKGF encoded by the exons atGCCTCAAGATTACGATTCAAAAATTAGTCTTCACTTGGATATAAATCAGGGCTTAGAtag AGTAAGGGAATTGGTTCAGACTCGTCTTATTGAAAGTGGTTGGAGAGATCAAGTAAAATTGGCATGTCGTAAAGCGATTTTAGATAACGGAGAGAATCGTGTACCAACAGTAGATGAGCTCATAGCTCAGATTACACCCAAAGCTAGATCCATGGTACCAGATGCTGTAAAAAGAGAACTTCTTCACGAATTAGAGATAATACTAATAAATGTCGATAAAACAGGATACAGTAaaggtttttaa
- the LOC130900792 gene encoding protein O-glucosyltransferase 2-like isoform X1, with the protein MKLFTFFVLMKLFIICSTTVKSSDQLGKIWGPGLSPEKMVMPARYFFVNLITNNGSTVDENTQLQVVVDGKTKNNKPCRIWTNVLDRKDNSYIVRYKLYETCSYLKISVTYNNEHLAKSPYLINAPVKSDDCVCPTRNINESLNAWECGSVPKFINDKLSVFRKINWTEQRKEILERFNQPHSVSLCHYIVKNNKIYRKCYGKYVGFNIFVDNILLSLTRKVVLPDVEFFSNLGDWPLSTLKKKYPIFSWCGSTDTFDIIMPTYDITESTLENLGRVTLDVLSVQGNTDGPWETRIPKLFWRGRDSNQYRLELIKLSKEYPDLINASLTNFFFYRDQEHIYGPKTEHISFFKFFQYKYQLAIDGTVATYRMPYLLAGGSLVFKPESKYFEHYYKDLKPNVHYVPVKSDISDLIEKIKWAINNDKEAKKIASNAQKFVNENLLPKNIFCYYFHLFNEFSKIITSNIEILEDMEFIEQKKMEKCDCNNKKDEL; encoded by the exons atgaaactttttacattttttgttttaatgaaacTCTTTATTATTTGTTCAACTACTGTTAAAAGTAGTGACCAATTAGGTAAAATATGGGGCCCCGGTTTATCTCCGGAAAAGATGGTAATGCCAgctagatatttttttgttaatctcaTAACCAACAATGG gaGTACAGTTGATGAAAATACACAGTTACAGGTAGTAGTGGATGGAAAAACAAAGAATAACAAACCATGTCGTATATGGACTAACGTTCTTGATAGAAAAGATAACAGTTACATTGTAAGgtataaattatatgaaacatgctcttatttaaaaatttctgtcACCTATAATAATGAACATTTAGCAAAATCTCCCTATTTAATAAATGCTCCCGTTAAATCGGATGATTGCGTTTGTCCCACGCGAAATATTAACGAATCATTAAACGCGTGGGAGTGTGGGTCTGTACcaaagtttataaatgataaattgagTGTGTTTAGGAAGATAAATTGGACGGAACAGAGGAaagaa attCTAGAGAGATTTAATCAACCACACTCTGTAAGCCTCTGTCATTacatagttaaaaataataaaatatacagaaaatgtTATGGGAAATATGTtggttttaatatatttgtagaTAATATATTGTTATCATTAACCAGAAAAGTCGTTTTACCAGATGtagaatttttttcgaatttgggCGATTGGCCTTTATCcactttaaagaaaaaatatccgATTTTTTCTTGGTGTGGCAGTACTGATACCTTTGATATTATAATGCCCACTTATGATATAACCGAATCTACTTTGGAGAATTTGGGAAG agtaACTCTGGATGTACTCTCAGTACAGGGTAATACTGATGGTCCATGGGAAACCCGAATACCCAAATTATTTTGGAGAGGTAGAGATTCTAATCAATATAGATTAGAATTGATAAAACTTTCCAAGGAATATCCGGATTTAATTAATGCTTCTTTaactaatttcttcttttatagaGATCAGGAACATATTTACGGACCAAAGACTGAACATATatcgtttttcaaatttttccaa TACAAATATCAGTTAGCTATTGATGGTACAGTAGCAACATATAGAATGCCATATTTACTAGCTGGTGGTTCGTTAGTTTTCAAACCAGAATCGAAGTATTTCGAACATtattataaagatttaaaaCCTAATGTTCATTATGTACCCGTTAAAAGTGACATCAGTGatcttattgaaaaaataaaatgggcTATAAATAACGACAAGGAAGCTAAAAAGATAGCTTCGAATgcacaaaaatttgttaatgagaatttgttaccaaaaaatatattctgctATTATTTCCacttatttaatgaatttagtaaaattatCACCAGTAATATAGAAATTTTGGAAGATATGGAGTTTATTGAGCAAAAGAAGATGGAAAAATGTGattgtaataacaaaaaagacgaattataa
- the LOC130900792 gene encoding protein O-glucosyltransferase 2-like isoform X2 gives MKLFTFFVLMKLFIICSTTVKSSDQLGKIWGPGLSPEKMVMPARYFFVNLITNNGSTVDENTQLQVVVDGKTKNNKPCRIWTNVLDRKDNSYIVRYKLYETCSYLKISVTYNNEHLAKSPYLINAPVKSDDCVCPTRNINESLNAWECGSVPKFINDKLSVFRKINWTEQRKEILERFNQPHSVSLCHYIVKNNKIYRKCYGKYVGFNIFVDNILLSLTRKVVLPDVEFFSNLGDWPLSTLKKKYPIFSWCGSTDTFDIIMPTYDITESTLENLGRDQEHIYGPKTEHISFFKFFQYKYQLAIDGTVATYRMPYLLAGGSLVFKPESKYFEHYYKDLKPNVHYVPVKSDISDLIEKIKWAINNDKEAKKIASNAQKFVNENLLPKNIFCYYFHLFNEFSKIITSNIEILEDMEFIEQKKMEKCDCNNKKDEL, from the exons atgaaactttttacattttttgttttaatgaaacTCTTTATTATTTGTTCAACTACTGTTAAAAGTAGTGACCAATTAGGTAAAATATGGGGCCCCGGTTTATCTCCGGAAAAGATGGTAATGCCAgctagatatttttttgttaatctcaTAACCAACAATGG gaGTACAGTTGATGAAAATACACAGTTACAGGTAGTAGTGGATGGAAAAACAAAGAATAACAAACCATGTCGTATATGGACTAACGTTCTTGATAGAAAAGATAACAGTTACATTGTAAGgtataaattatatgaaacatgctcttatttaaaaatttctgtcACCTATAATAATGAACATTTAGCAAAATCTCCCTATTTAATAAATGCTCCCGTTAAATCGGATGATTGCGTTTGTCCCACGCGAAATATTAACGAATCATTAAACGCGTGGGAGTGTGGGTCTGTACcaaagtttataaatgataaattgagTGTGTTTAGGAAGATAAATTGGACGGAACAGAGGAaagaa attCTAGAGAGATTTAATCAACCACACTCTGTAAGCCTCTGTCATTacatagttaaaaataataaaatatacagaaaatgtTATGGGAAATATGTtggttttaatatatttgtagaTAATATATTGTTATCATTAACCAGAAAAGTCGTTTTACCAGATGtagaatttttttcgaatttgggCGATTGGCCTTTATCcactttaaagaaaaaatatccgATTTTTTCTTGGTGTGGCAGTACTGATACCTTTGATATTATAATGCCCACTTATGATATAACCGAATCTACTTTGGAGAATTTGGGAAG aGATCAGGAACATATTTACGGACCAAAGACTGAACATATatcgtttttcaaatttttccaa TACAAATATCAGTTAGCTATTGATGGTACAGTAGCAACATATAGAATGCCATATTTACTAGCTGGTGGTTCGTTAGTTTTCAAACCAGAATCGAAGTATTTCGAACATtattataaagatttaaaaCCTAATGTTCATTATGTACCCGTTAAAAGTGACATCAGTGatcttattgaaaaaataaaatgggcTATAAATAACGACAAGGAAGCTAAAAAGATAGCTTCGAATgcacaaaaatttgttaatgagaatttgttaccaaaaaatatattctgctATTATTTCCacttatttaatgaatttagtaaaattatCACCAGTAATATAGAAATTTTGGAAGATATGGAGTTTATTGAGCAAAAGAAGATGGAAAAATGTGattgtaataacaaaaaagacgaattataa
- the LOC130902175 gene encoding F-box/LRR-repeat protein 4-like isoform X1 yields MGRIEYYVQKVVDYTSRYNYSNSFYYSPNNVIGKYEHYPAYGDFPEAYCLRHYGNWLKCSEKLQPNYRPQDYDPLGAQDYIIVQFEGAVLPKDICVYEVFNPGAVVRIWGKLLFRTDRPWILLWEGAPEKLPHNARKFHPKIREVNYLINTIRLEFNQSHLEYHYSIEAILLGGYKPASQIEKAIMSRGISSVQIVELEASKMNISSADEQNNRLDCFSYLPNEVILHIFQYLDLKSLSRCSRVNKRWNFITSDAILYQNLNLKPYWHLVNCDTIKCFMDKSKTLKKLDLSWCGNDIDGFDQLVAIFIGTNQKFLTHLSLANCNFLNCQIMLETSKCGELVDLRLNNVKSCFTINFSLLTSLNKLVCLDLTSTNIHDCHVISILKSNPHLSVIILDLCENIQRLDQVVDTAVEYNKKLSTWSSWKTFSLTAEGVKQLSNCHNLTELDLGWCFVNKDPGNCLNYIAEGCPKLKRLILSEWRGLTDNLIAPILKSCKELTQLDFLGIKNISSQICEKALMSLPKLQLLDLYYCDSISMEEVNLWRQKYPHVIIKVFNECD; encoded by the exons ATGGGGAGAATTGAATATTATGTTCAAAAAGTTGTAGATTACACTTCAAGATATAATTATTCTAATAGTTTCTATTATTCTCCTAATAATGTTATAGGTAAATACGAACATTATCCTGCTTATGGAGATTTTCCCGAAGCTTATTGTTTG AGACATTATGGTAATTGGTTGAAATGTAGTGAGAAGCTTCAGCCAAATTACAGACCTCAGGATTACGATCCTTTGGGAGCTCAAGATTATATTATCGTCCA atttgAAGGTGCTGTTCTTCCAAAAGATATATGTGTATATGAAGTATTTAATCCTGGAGCAGTAGTTAGAATTTGgggtaaattattatttaggaCTGATAGACCGTGGATATTATTATGGGAAGGCGCACCGGAAAAACTACCTCATAATGCTAGAAAATTTCATCCTAAAATTCGAGAAGTCAATTACTTaataaa TACAATTCGTTTGGAATTTAACCAAAGCCATTTAGAATATCATTATTCTATTGAAGCTATTCTTTTGGGAGGGTATAAACCTGCTTCGCAAATAGAGAAAGCTATAATGTCGAGAGGTATAAGTTCTGTTCAAATAGTGGAACTTGAAGcatcaaaaatgaatatttcaagtgcAGACGAACAGAACAACAGATTagattgtttttcatatttaccg AATGAagttattttacatattttccaatatttggATTTGAAATCTTTAAGTAGATGTTCGAGAGTTAATAAAAGATGGAATTTTATAACTTCAGACgctattttgtatcaaaatttaaatttaaag CCATATTGGCACCTTGTTAACTGTGATACTATAAAGTGTTTTATGGATAAATCAAAGAcgttgaaaaaattagatttgtcTTGGTGTGGTAATGATATCGATGGTTTCGATCAACTTGTCGCAAT attCATCGGAACGAATCAGAAATTTCTCACTCACTTATCTTTAGCGAActgcaattttttaaattgtcagATCATGTTGGAAACGTCCAAGTGTGGAGAACTAGTAG atcTAAGATTGAATAATGTCAAATCGTGTTTCACCATTAACTTCTCGTTATTGACTAGCTTGAATAAGTTGGTTTGTTTGGATCTTACCTCGACCAATATTCACGATTGTCACGTTATATCGATACTTAAATCGAACCCGCATCTATCTGTTATTATTTTAG atttatgCGAAAATATCCAACGGTTAGATCAAGTTGTCGATACTGCTGTtgaatataataagaaattgtCGACATGGAGTTCTTGGAAAACGTTTTCTTTGACTGCCGAAGGTGTAAAGCAATTGAGCAATTGTCATAATTTGACCGAATTAGATCTTGGTTGGTGTTTCGTTAACAAAGATCCTGGGAATTGTTTGAATTATATCGCCGAGGGATGTCCGAAATTGAAAAG ATTGATATTATCAGAATGGAGAGGACTTACGGACAATTTGATAGCACCGATTTTGAAATCTTGTAAAGAACTGACTCAATTAGATTTCCTCGGTATCAAAAATATCTCTAGTCAGATTTGCGAAAAAGCCCTAATGTCTTTACCGAAACTTCAATTGCTAGATTTGTATTATTGCGATTCCATATCGATGGAAGAG GTGAATCTTTGGAGACAGAAATATCCTCACGTAATTATTAAGGTATTTAACGAGTgcgattaa
- the LOC130902175 gene encoding F-box/LRR-repeat protein 4-like isoform X2, giving the protein MGRIEYYVQKVVDYTSRYNYSNSFYYSPNNVIGKYEHYPAYGDFPEAYCLRHYGNWLKCSEKLQPNYRPQDYDPLGAQDYIIVQFEGAVLPKDICVYEVFNPGAVVRIWGKLLFRTDRPWILLWEGAPEKLPHNARKFHPKIREVNYLINTIRLEFNQSHLEYHYSIEAILLGGYKPASQIEKAIMSRGISSVQIVELEASKMNISSADEQNNRLDCFSYLPNEVILHIFQYLDLKSLSRCSRVNKRWNFITSDAILYQNLNLKPYWHLVNCDTIKCFMDKSKTLKKLDLSWCGNDIDGFDQLVAIFIGTNQKFLTHLSLANCNFLNCQIMLETSKCGELVDLRLNNVKSCFTINFSLLTSLNKLVCLDLTSTNIHDCHVISILKSNPHLSVIILDLCENIQRLDQVVDTAVEYNKKLSTWSSWKTFSLTAEGVKQLSNCHNLTELDLGWCFVNKDPGNCLNYIAEGCPKLKRKYYRYKIHSQWAFE; this is encoded by the exons ATGGGGAGAATTGAATATTATGTTCAAAAAGTTGTAGATTACACTTCAAGATATAATTATTCTAATAGTTTCTATTATTCTCCTAATAATGTTATAGGTAAATACGAACATTATCCTGCTTATGGAGATTTTCCCGAAGCTTATTGTTTG AGACATTATGGTAATTGGTTGAAATGTAGTGAGAAGCTTCAGCCAAATTACAGACCTCAGGATTACGATCCTTTGGGAGCTCAAGATTATATTATCGTCCA atttgAAGGTGCTGTTCTTCCAAAAGATATATGTGTATATGAAGTATTTAATCCTGGAGCAGTAGTTAGAATTTGgggtaaattattatttaggaCTGATAGACCGTGGATATTATTATGGGAAGGCGCACCGGAAAAACTACCTCATAATGCTAGAAAATTTCATCCTAAAATTCGAGAAGTCAATTACTTaataaa TACAATTCGTTTGGAATTTAACCAAAGCCATTTAGAATATCATTATTCTATTGAAGCTATTCTTTTGGGAGGGTATAAACCTGCTTCGCAAATAGAGAAAGCTATAATGTCGAGAGGTATAAGTTCTGTTCAAATAGTGGAACTTGAAGcatcaaaaatgaatatttcaagtgcAGACGAACAGAACAACAGATTagattgtttttcatatttaccg AATGAagttattttacatattttccaatatttggATTTGAAATCTTTAAGTAGATGTTCGAGAGTTAATAAAAGATGGAATTTTATAACTTCAGACgctattttgtatcaaaatttaaatttaaag CCATATTGGCACCTTGTTAACTGTGATACTATAAAGTGTTTTATGGATAAATCAAAGAcgttgaaaaaattagatttgtcTTGGTGTGGTAATGATATCGATGGTTTCGATCAACTTGTCGCAAT attCATCGGAACGAATCAGAAATTTCTCACTCACTTATCTTTAGCGAActgcaattttttaaattgtcagATCATGTTGGAAACGTCCAAGTGTGGAGAACTAGTAG atcTAAGATTGAATAATGTCAAATCGTGTTTCACCATTAACTTCTCGTTATTGACTAGCTTGAATAAGTTGGTTTGTTTGGATCTTACCTCGACCAATATTCACGATTGTCACGTTATATCGATACTTAAATCGAACCCGCATCTATCTGTTATTATTTTAG atttatgCGAAAATATCCAACGGTTAGATCAAGTTGTCGATACTGCTGTtgaatataataagaaattgtCGACATGGAGTTCTTGGAAAACGTTTTCTTTGACTGCCGAAGGTGTAAAGCAATTGAGCAATTGTCATAATTTGACCGAATTAGATCTTGGTTGGTGTTTCGTTAACAAAGATCCTGGGAATTGTTTGAATTATATCGCCGAGGGATGTCCGAAATTGAAAAG